One window of the Dendropsophus ebraccatus isolate aDenEbr1 chromosome 12, aDenEbr1.pat, whole genome shotgun sequence genome contains the following:
- the CD3E gene encoding T-cell surface glycoprotein CD3 epsilon chain translates to MKLWIIVLLLLVGLCLDRSSAEDEPVEEAEKKHDFQVSITGLEVKITCPEPGELTLNGKGIRNEAQEHILENYSSDKNGMYKCKNDYLYLHAYVCETCVEVSAMMVASVVIADCLITIGVCLFVYMFCKKKPGQVRESGYTKGARNKGNKERPPPVPNPDYEPIKKRGQDLYDGLNQGIK, encoded by the exons ATGAAGCTTTGGATCATAGTGTTGTTGCTGTTGGTTGGACTGTGTCTTG ATCGGTCATCTGCAGAGGACGAGCCAG TGGAAGAAGCTGAAAAAAAACATGACTTCCAGGTGTCTATCACAGGACTTGAAGTGAAAATTACCTGTCCTGAACCTGGAGAACTTACGTTAAATGGAAAAGGTATACGTAATGAAGCACAGGAACACATCCTGGAAAATTATTCCTCAGATAAAAATGGGATGTACAAATGTAAAAATGACTACCTCTATCTACATGCATATG TGTGTGAAACCTGCGTTGAGGTCTCGGCTATGATGGTGGCTAGTGTTGTCATCGCCGATTGCCTGATCACAATTGGAGTTTGCCTTTTTGTGTATATGTTCTGCAAGAAAAAACCTGGTCAAGTCCGTGAAAGTGGATATACAAAAGGAGCTCGCAATAAAG GGAACAAAGAACGTCCGCCCCCTGTTCCCAATCCTGATTATGAG cccatcaAGAAAAGAGGACAAGACTTGTATGATGGATTAAACCAAGGCATCAAATAA